The following proteins are co-located in the Campylobacter concisus genome:
- a CDS encoding NADH-quinone oxidoreductase subunit M produces the protein MLNVIIFFPAISAMLGFLIENKSIKFYGASIALIELLLAIFICFNVDFKGYEFVLMHQVPLIPSLNISYFVGIDTISLTLIVLSAFMSFISIAALSDDGNLKHLIISVLFLESTMMGVFSALDMILFYSFWELSLIPLLYIIGAFGSKNRIYAAIKFFIYTFLGSVFMLVAIIFIGYLCYQKSGVFSFSLLDWYKLGIGENAQIWLFLAFFFAFGVKTPLFPFHTWLPYAHGQAPTIGSVLLASVLLKMGTYGFVRFSLPLFPDASLLLSGFVCVIAIIMIIYAALVAYAQSDMKQVIAYSSISHMGVIMLGIFSLNLIGLGGSIFLMISHGIVSGALFLLVGVIYERAHTKEICEFGGLAKVMPKYALIFFIATLASIGLPLTIGFVGEFLSLLGVFKLNKLFALLGGFSIIVGAVYMLVLYKRVFFGECKEKNLSLKDLNFKELATLVPLCLLIIILGIAPNLILKPLEPSVQNIINKMQTRAVNSDTKDKILSLNGGSKL, from the coding sequence ATGCTAAATGTCATCATATTTTTCCCTGCCATTAGTGCTATGCTTGGCTTCTTGATAGAAAATAAAAGTATCAAATTTTACGGAGCAAGCATCGCTCTTATTGAGCTTTTGTTAGCCATTTTTATCTGTTTTAATGTTGATTTTAAAGGCTATGAGTTCGTGCTCATGCATCAAGTCCCGCTCATACCAAGCCTAAATATCAGCTATTTTGTCGGCATCGATACCATTTCGCTAACACTTATCGTACTTAGTGCATTTATGAGCTTCATCTCTATCGCCGCACTTAGTGATGATGGAAATTTAAAGCATCTAATTATTAGCGTGTTATTTTTAGAGAGCACGATGATGGGCGTCTTTAGCGCACTTGATATGATCTTGTTTTATAGCTTTTGGGAGCTTAGCCTCATACCGCTTCTTTACATCATCGGCGCATTTGGCAGTAAAAATAGAATTTACGCTGCGATTAAATTTTTCATCTATACATTTTTGGGCTCTGTCTTTATGCTAGTAGCGATCATCTTTATCGGCTATTTGTGCTATCAAAAAAGTGGCGTCTTTAGTTTTAGCTTGCTTGACTGGTATAAGCTTGGCATCGGAGAAAATGCTCAAATTTGGCTATTTTTAGCATTTTTCTTTGCTTTTGGCGTGAAAACTCCATTATTTCCATTTCACACGTGGCTACCTTACGCGCACGGACAGGCTCCGACTATCGGCTCAGTTTTGCTTGCTAGCGTGCTTTTAAAGATGGGCACTTACGGCTTTGTGAGATTTTCACTCCCACTTTTTCCAGACGCGAGCCTACTTTTAAGTGGCTTTGTCTGCGTCATAGCCATCATTATGATCATCTACGCAGCCCTCGTTGCCTACGCACAAAGCGACATGAAGCAAGTGATCGCTTATAGCTCCATTTCACACATGGGCGTCATCATGCTTGGCATTTTTTCACTAAATTTAATAGGCCTTGGTGGCTCAATATTTTTGATGATAAGCCACGGCATCGTTAGTGGCGCTTTGTTCTTGCTAGTTGGCGTCATCTACGAAAGAGCTCACACAAAAGAAATTTGCGAATTTGGCGGCCTTGCTAAGGTGATGCCAAAATACGCACTCATATTTTTTATAGCAACGCTTGCAAGTATCGGCCTGCCACTAACTATTGGCTTTGTGGGCGAGTTTTTGAGCTTACTTGGCGTATTTAAGCTAAATAAGCTCTTTGCGCTACTTGGTGGCTTTAGCATCATCGTGGGTGCTGTTTATATGCTAGTGCTTTATAAAAGGGTCTTTTTTGGCGAGTGTAAGGAGAAAAATTTAAGCCTAAAGGATCTAAATTTTAAAGAGTTAGCCACTCTTGTGCCACTTTGTTTGCTCATAATCATTCTTGGCATCGCACCAAATTTGATACTAAAACCGCTTGAGCCAAGCGTACAAAATATCATAAATAAAATGCAAACTAGAGCCGTAAATAGCGATACAAAGGATAAAATTTTATCTTTAAATGGCGGGAGCAAACTATGA